Genomic DNA from Pectinophora gossypiella chromosome 20, ilPecGoss1.1, whole genome shotgun sequence:
ttcatatcttttgtatttttttttaattattttactttgtggtccctagtttggttaggacattactggctgatcaccagattgtccgaaagtaagattatccgtgctacggaaggcacgttatgacgttggtcccggttactacttgctgatgtaagtatgtagtcgttacatgagccatgtcaggggccttcggcggctcagtaataaccctgacaccagggttgatgtggtcggtattccacctcacaacccacacgataagaagaagaagattattttcaattctatacttttgcgatggaaaattccactttatattaactcagaataatgagctgaatcattcccctcagtacgCGTTACAATGTCTCTTACGTCCCGTACAAGTacctacaggtagccatacaagtacgtatgggtgttagtgacaccgtaacggatactgagggggatgattcagaccatgattctgagttgatatcaagtggaattcaagTGGAACTCGTTACAAAactaatgtaaattttaatgtttttttaaataattttcagttcgatacttttgcgccggaaaactccacttgatatcaactcggaatcatggtctgaactatccctcaaaattttcgttacgatgtcactaacactttacAAATGCATTTCGTAAAGCTCTGCCCTAGTCAACTCGTTTGAATCTACAAGAAAATACCAGGATGTTCAGAATAGTCCTTCTACTGATGTTTACTTTTACGTTATCCTTGTCCGAGCCGATAAAGTTCCGAAACAACTGGACCACTTGTGAGGAGTTCCTGGCCGGCACAGTACTGGATGTCACGAAAGTCGTCAATGTGGACTGGAGGATCTTCTACTTCTTCAACCCGGACTATGAGAGGTCCTATAAGATGAGGTTTCGCTTTCCTGATCGGGCGGTAAGTGCTAACTTACCATCTCGTCACCCTGGTgttagagttattattgagcctccaaaggacCTGACAtaactcaagtaacgactacttacttacatcagtaggtactaagcggtaccaacggcttcacgtgtcttccgaagcacggatcatcctacttccggacaatcaagtgattagcctgtaatattctgaccaaactagggatgacaaagtgatttttgtgatgatataatatccccaccgggattcaaacccggagactccagatcgtgagcccaacgctcaaccactggaccacagagtccTTCTATTGATAGAGGACATTTGATGAATATAATATGCTGGTCTTTTGGCGATTCTGACGGGCAGTAAAAGCTGACTCAGAGATTGTGTCCATTTTCAATACAATGTGCCCTTATGATGGGCGATGGGTTTAACATTTATACGCGACCATTCATCGTGCGTTATGTTCATCTGTTATTTACGATTCAAATTgaatgaattgaatttgaaaataagatCTGCTTCAGAGTAGGTATCCCAGAATCCCTCAGAAGCGACCCTAATCTGTTCTGTGGTTACTAACCCTTTACGGGGTTCGGACTTCACCCTACCAAGcaagttaaaatattttatgaacatTGACATTATCAGATGTGTCTTCTAGCTTGTAGAACGTTTCGCTATGTCGCTGGAGGATACAATAAAGCCGAAACAGGACTGGACTCAAGCCGAGTTGTTCATGGAGACCACCGTAGACATCAGCGCCCTCTTCATCAGAACTGAAGTGCCTGGCTTGTACCATCTCATCCCCTCACTGGCTTTCCAACGTAAGTTTCTTATCCATACTAATTGGTACGCTTCGCATTcttaattacatacttacatacataaactcacgcctatttcccaccggggtaagcagagactatggaattccattattattgttatcattgttgtcattattgttgttgttgtttttatattgtttgtgtttctcgtgtatgttgttgttttttatttttttttattttttattatgtgtttgattgtaagttatgtgttactccgtgtttttattgtatatttgttgtttgttttatatttgttgctggggtgtccctttataataaacgtttctttcttttctttctttctttctttcattagcTTCGATGCTGAGTtgctgacatacttctcttgcttcctccacttgcgtcaatcgtttcatacacgcacgccggttcagagtagactttactcaaccttttctaaggacatctccaatttggttaatgtacgtctttctaggtcttcctttgccagccctaccaccaaccttcgctttatatacttactgctttcgtaatcctattatccttcatccgctctacgtgtccaaaccaacttaaaatTCCATTCTCaatcttaattaattaatttaatatataagtaCGAAATATCCGAAAAACCTGGAATCGCTGGGCCGCAAAGCCGCCAGACTTAAatgggattttttttaaatgggagtttgtcgcatgcaccgtgagtggtgggcacggatcgtcacgcattgggtgcgtCATGACGGGTATAGGcctcgtggtagacctcgaaagacaTGGCGCTACGACTAGGACGCTTgctggagggactggccggagtacgcacaggatcACGAAAAATGTAAAgaagaaggggaggcctttgcccagcagtgggatcctGTACAATAGATTAGATacgattcaattcaattcttgatgaatggcttctgtgtggtcacaattctgccagtatcacgttcgaagaaaatacacaatagggcagaaataaaaatataattgaacgaCAATTCGAAAGCTATTTAGGTATGATTAGATACGAAAAATGCCAAACTCTTGATGACAAGGTTATAACGAAATTCATGAGAATGTTGCTATCATTTCTAAACATACACTCAAAGCAGGGTCCGTACATTGATCttggggtgttaaaaaggccacatagaagcaaagcaatattgctatttgacatttgtgtgcattgcgcacttacttttatatgtgcaaatgtcaaattgtaatgatattgctttttaacatgaattgcttcgatgtagcctttttaaccctcatCTGTCTAAAATAAGAGAAAGAAAACACTGAAAAGTATCCATATTGACTAACTCCGCGGGACACTTCAATTCgtgtttttctttcttaagtaagtaggttgcctggaagagattgctacttagcaacaaggccgactattgtactcattctttttctcttttgttttgtattttgttttttcctgtttgtgcaataaagtatttgttatgttatgtaagtagaggtacttatacatatataaaattattttcacgtGCACTAACTACATTAAACTGCATTGTATCTAACTGAATTGGAAAGTGGTGACCctcgcgacagagcatcacaccaaAAATCACTCAAAAAAcctagattatttttttttaatttccagaTGATACTGGCCCGGTGCAGGATTTTGCATTGAAGATAGTGGAGCCAGGGTATTTGGGGTTCGTCAACTGCAATTTCCGAAGAGCTTACGTGATGGCACCTTATGACCGCATGCCCAAGGACGATGAGGTATTTATCGCCGTTTTATTAACATGATGCattaataggtaggtagattTTTTAACACTTCATTAATTGCTAGGTATGACAATCgatcgtatgccaatctgtcgaaagagcatagaataaggaataatactacggcaAGCAAACTCTTGCTTATCATGGCATacaaccacggctatctccaACATTATtcgtagaaaaatattttttccgtagtctagataatgaaatgaaaaaaatgaaataaaatttattcgctctagagtggtacaaaatatcttaaatatatattgtaacaaaaaagtcCACCACTCAACTATATAGcatgcgaatattaatattaaataatttataattaaaggaacatgctTTAAATATCATCTTCAATAATTTtgtcttaaataaataacaaaaatagatattttaaatacacaaaaaacaagaCGAGTCGAGTTTTAGTTATAATTCTTTTTTGGTAAGGCGGCCATTGTGCAATGTTTGTAAGTATAATACTTTATAAACTTTTCGTTTCCAGTTAGACGAAGCGGCAGCAAAGATAAACTTCGTCAGCGACTTCAAGCGGTCATACTTGCAAACTGATTCCGGCCCAGAAACCACTACCACACGTCCCCCGTACAAGGACACCGTCGACCGCGAAGACATGTTGGACTTTGACGAAGACCACGCAGAAGTACTCTACCTGTTTTAACACCAGTAActcaaattcaataaaaaatgaCGTTTTTACACTGACACTACATGCCACtgtgtgagcgagacaggcTGTACGCGCTCCTTACTTCTTAACACACCAAGTGGCAAAGGGGGTAATCAAGCTAGTATCGGCGGCGGTGGAGGGGAGTGAACGtagtaattattgtttattctatgatctTAGTCAGTAAGTCTATAGTCGTAGTTTCGATACCAAGTATCAAACTTGAagcgttggcagaatcatcagTCACTGGGGTTTTTGAAGTTTCTAGCTAGAGGCGGTACTTGGAGAGGACTTGGAGCCGGGAGTTGATTTGAAATCGCATTGAGTTTCCACGTGAACGGGCACAAGTACGGGTacaaacattacaaaaaatCCCGACTACAGAACGCTCTCGGTACTGCTTCCGTGGGCACTGAGCTTAACCCAGGGGTTCCCAAAGTGTGCGCCGTTGAAAGTAAAGAGGGGCGCTGTGAGTTCTATCATTATCCGAAACCACAAATATTCGCGGGTACCTATTTGAGCGCTCGCATCGGCAAATAATATAGCGTCATATCACTTTTTCGACCGTGATTTTCAATTTACAACGACGGCAGGTACCTACCGACGTCGCGCGCATTTTCCAATCTCTCTCgaagtaacctaacctaacaacttAGCTAGAGCAAGACGCCGTTACAAAATACTAAACTTGTAACTGAGCCGCAGGTTGAAAAAGATTGGGAACCCTTGGCTTAACCAGTTTTCTTCAATTAAACTGAATAGGAACTTCTTAAAATGTACGATTGTCTAAAGAAAGCTACCTAAATAGGTAGCAAATGTTTAGCgtattaataattgtatgtttGTTTTAGTTAATTATTAAAGATAGGTCTACGTAGTGATAACAAGAAGCTTaaactacttaggtacttaagtttAGTATAGgtaaatgcagttttcaaaccaaagaaatattgtaaaaaataacacaaattttGTCATTTGTAGTAACATACAAATTCCAactaataatttattagcgTTGCGGCGACGCAAGACGCAACGCAGCTATGTATAAGTATTTGTTGCCATCGATAGATATTTGTAATAGATTTAGTTATTTTTACGTAAACCCAAATCGCAATgcaaataatataacaaatgaATTTCAATactgattttgttttaatatgcaACCATTTAGTAGAATGTAACTGgttgaataataataatcctcGGTTCAGATCACGACAGTCGCCATTTTCAACTCACGCGATAGAAAGAAGACGTTAGATAATTCAATAACCctaacggcctctatggtccaatggttgtgcgttgggctcCCGATCTGAAGGCACCGGGTTCGATTTACTGTGGAGACATATCGCAAAAACTCACTTTGAGACCTCTAgtgttaggacattgcaagctgatcacccgattgtccgaaacttGACTAATATTTACAGAAGTAAGTATGAAGTCGTTTACATGAATTGAGGCATGCCAGGgtctttggcggatcaatagtcAAGAGCGGATTTAGCTTTTATGTCAAGGGAGGGGGGAGAGGGGGGGGGGTCTCACCAGGTCACAAAGAGCCTATCTCctgagaattagataaaattgcagtggctaCCCctgacccaacctgtcgccctGGAGCGCCTGGATCCGCCCTTGTCAATAGTAGGTAACcatcaggattgatgaggttgatcattGGTCACACAACACATACGAGACAAGAGAAGAATGTAACCCTACATTATTGCGAAGAGAGAATAATTCTGCGTGAACAGTGTTGTAGAACGCTGTTTGACTTTATCGCGCAACGCACCGCGAAGTGTGTTCCTAAGCCACGGGCATAAGATGGCCAATCAGGTCCGAGTAATGGGTATTACGAGTATACGCGTTCATAAATAAGGAAGTTGAAGACAAATCTAGTAATGTTCGGTATCAACATTGTGTTGTTTCCATCTGCCATTCCAATCCAGGGGTGATCAACTATTCGTATTTTGTATAAAGACTTGAAGTATTATTACAAAACCAATCAGGATAacaactgcctatttctcccatcaggtgtcgctactaatgagtgttcttaaattttgacagttccccatactatttgagtttacaaacataattgttttggttatatttttacattataacagggataacggacagcccactttgtagaggctgtctggatgcagaagaaactgccccccatgtaatcctggaatgcacgggagtgtcagcacaacgggtaaaaatcctcaaaagaatggggtcgctccgcgaagcctgtgaaaacctcaggaggcttctgagcttcaagaaggagttaggttggcttacgtagtcaacaatagcacgcataatgggccatcttagagtctaaatgcggaaaacagagcccactaaatAACTACTAACTACACTATAACACTTTGCGCAGTGTTTaattgcaaaatcatagtgttaagtatattatattcccTAAGGATCGGAAAGAACAGCacatagaaaaacttattttcaatcaaaactacaTTTTTCCAATGGCTGCTTTTCTtattcgtaactcatccttcaaaaGGGTCCACGTTgcttcacattttatagcaatttatcgcTAATTTtaactggacagtatggagaactgtaaACATTTTGGGAcattcaacagtgctgccgcctacatttgagcatctagtttttatcctcaatccatcgcaaaagtatagaattgaaaataattaaaaaaaaacaaaaaaaacatgaattttacgcCGAAAAAATTCActaaatattaactcagaatcatggcctgaatcatcccccaagtattcgttactatgtcactaacaccctgtataataatgttatatacAGCGTGTTTCCTTGTCacgtagtacggtcacgagcatgaatatgtaccatgtcacattaactttttggacaaattgaactgtaagtctcattaaatatctaATATATTAACGCGAaatggttctaaagtgggtacatgatattgctcatcacTGTACTGTtagaagaaatctctttcttagagataagcttatcAGTACTACGTAGtgtttattccttattcttcgCCTCTCCTGGCCGTTTTCTTTGTATGGTTCTTTTATCTGTTCTCTTTTatgtgtaaaaatatataaatataaaaaaaaaacgtaaaaaaaggtTGCCAAGTTATCTACCTATCTCCGCCTGTACATTCAACGGTCAATAAAAGTGCGTTGATTGTAAGCAGAAGTCACTACGCGGAAAACGCCCATACAATGTCGGTGTGGCCGAGAGTGTTGATTCTGTTGCTGCTAGCCTGCGCACACGCACATGACTGGCCTGCCGTGCCGATGATGCGCTCCCACATTCCCGGCATGCCTGACGTTGAGCCGGACTTCTCAGACCCTGCTGACGACATACCTAAAACCAGGAAGGAGTCGCTTGcggtaatatatattttactatttAACAGCCTTCGTGGCTTAGAGCTTTGAACGTTAGGCCTACAATCTAGAGgtcggggttcgattcccgatggggacgttgtcgaaatcactttgtgagactgtctctACCCCTTTGGGCATTCAAGTGAAATGTTATGTTTCAATGTACTCAGTGGTGGTAGGTGCTGGAGGCGGGAAGTTTCGAAATGATTTGTATGCATGCGTCCGCGCATAGCCGGACACGGCGAGGTTCATACAAACTCACATTTCCCGCCGTAGAACGTTCCCCGTATCGACTGTATTGTATGAAACACAATTTTGTGGTATAGCCATTGATCTTTCATATATTAtatagcattacgcctgtatcccactGTAGGCaaagatatataatatatacatatatatatatatatatattatactatatatatatatatatatatatatatatatatatatatatatatatatatatatatatatatatatatatatatatatatatatatataacccgGGCCTCGCcgctatgtttaagtaccatgtaatagggggcgagtctaTTACTAATATTACCATTAATTGAGTACAAATCCTGGAATCCTggtgatataaattatctatgatccaaatatattattcaaacttataaagtcgaattcagtggtttagagcccgaaccggaattcgaacccgcgacactACTATGTAAGTCATGCGTTCACTAGATGGTGTatacatgagcaatataatgtacccactttaggactctgtcgcaccaacatatttgacatttagtgagacttacagttcaatttgtcaaaaaagttaatgtgacatggtatcaaagtgtacacatatcaCTGTTATTTTCATCACAgaccaattttttttattccatttgCGCAGATGTTAAGAAAATATATACCATCGGACGATCCGCCTGACAACTATAATCTTCCTCCAAAAAAACCCGAAACACAAGAGAGAATCAAACCAGAAGAGGTAAAGTACCACAGTTATTTTTGGTATTAGTGTCCCAATATaaatactggggggttaaaaacgccacatcgaagcaattcatctaaaaaagcaaaattgcaatttgacatttgcgcaaataagtgcgcaatgcaaataaaggtcgaatagcaatattgcagcAGTGCAATACACACgctgtgtgagtgtgtgtattatagcagtggctgcaagttgtctttgattacttgtggctctgcccaccccattagggattacgggcgtgagtttatgtatgtatgtatgtatgtagcaatattgctttcttagataaattgcttcgatgtggccattttaaccccctgtacgTTGAAATCTATAATTGCAGGTTACCAAGCAGCCCATCCGCCTCATATAAATGCATCACATTAAGATATAAGCAGCATTGATAACATATAAGTAGCATGGcacacattttacttttttcgtCACACGCAaatagaaaagcaaaaataaaacacaacaaaaatatttttaatgtccTTTTACAAAATGGTTTGCCATTTCTGttaatttttgttattaaagttattaattataccgtaaataaatttcacttttatcttttattatttttcatgcaCTAATGACAtctttattatcatcatcagtaatttaagagtcacactCTTGatggtatagcattctccatgctactattttagggaaaaatggggcagtgcgttccttcttgccttccttTGTTATACCTATGTAAATTATGTCCACGTCTATTAaagatttattgttattataataaaggtTACGCCCAAAAATTATGAGAAACCACAGGAACCGGTAGAAGAGGCCAACGTAAATATGTTCGATAATTTAGAGCTGCATCTAGCGGTGAACGATAACCAGCCAGCACGTAGAATGCCAAAGGTATTTTCAATTATTACTGACAGCTTTCCTTTTtatctaatccttttatcccctgttacAGCTTAACAACAACACAGCAGTAAcagcttttatttttacaaaaaaggACATGCCTGAATGTGCCTCGTTTGGTGGCGTggtgcgaatctcggctcaAAGGGAGTTTTGTCATAGAAATCACAGATAAAGTGCAGAATGAGAGAAACGCCGACCACGCCGGAAAATTCGGTATCGGGGGctgaagtgtttgctgtcgtgagctgattggccagCTTTATAGCTAGgctaatcgggtcgtcaggatcgtgtTACATTACATACGTATTAACGACCGCACGTCCAGTATTTACCATCACGAAGCGAGATCTATTCTTTTTTTCGAGTCAAAGATGCGTAATTACCGATCCCGTTGGCGTGGTCaccaatttccctcattcaacgcttatcgctatcaagccactagggtagattaattctttcaaatattatcctgtCAGAAGACGGCCTGacctgaggttcgcgcccaactagacACCGttagttgtcttaaattttgtattggaAGCtgcctatttgtccggccaagtaattaatgccagaTGCGTAAAACTGTAAAACCAGTGTAAGTGTTTTGTTCTAACGGAAATTTTCCTTTACTCTGCCCACGCCAGATGCCACCCCTTCCGAATGtgccaccaccaccacctctgATATCGGATTCCGCTGGTAATTTCGAGGAAAACTCGTTCATGATAAAAGGCAGACGGAGGTTGAAGGTTCGAAACCTAACCCAGTGTATTGACTTGAAGCCGCACAAACCGTTTGAACCAGCTATGATAGTGGATATTCCCTGGGTAGCTTTCTACGATTTTAATCTACCAAGCGACGAAGTTACCATACATGTCTTCAAGGTTACATATGTGCCTGCGAGGGTAAGATACTgatttatatttgcttatttgtATGAACTAGCATTTCACGTACCTATCGTTgtaatttatacagggtgttagtgacatcgtaacgaagctcagggagatgattcataatatgattctgagttaatatcaagtggaattttccgtcgcaaaagtatggaacaaaaataattaaaaaaatcacaaaaattctcatgaattttctgacaggaaattccacttgatatcacctcagaatcatggtctgaatcatgcccctcagtattcgttactcagaaaatatttacttactacaAAATGTTGAAACTTCCATACTTACTttatcttcctagcattatcccgtttttcacatgatccgcttacctaacctgaagatttgacaggtacttACAGTtctttatagaagcgactgcttgtctgactctgtcaatataggttaggtcacatacctccgaaaatgcatttctcgggaatgtgggtttccttacgatgttttccttcaccatcatttatgatccaaacataaattcgaaaacaaattcaacaatcactggtttaggcctgtgctggattcgaacctgcgacctcaaagtgagaggcgagcgttctaccaactgggctaccacggctcttggacaccacgtgataatcaattatgcaaataaagaatattgaatattgaatatatattttatatgatccaaacgtgaattcaaactggtaaagtcgaattcagtgatttaggGGCTTCACGCATTCTCTGCCTATGTAAAACCAATTACTTACTATATTACCAGGTGGTGACGGAATATATTGATTTGTACAAAAATCACACGAGTGATGCTGTCAATTGGGACCAACCGAAGTTATTACTGAAGGAAATAGGACCGACCGACACGTATTCAAAAGAACATCTATTAATACCTATAGATAGAAGAGGACTATTTCATGTTCTTACAAGATTTGAGAAACCTGAAGGCATGAGACGTAAGTATAGGCACAAGGACATGCTGTTATGACGTTCACGGATAGGTCTTCTTTTTCCTAGTGTGAATCCTTACGTCTTGCGTTAGGTCGGACTCGCACCAATAGGCTGGTTTCCTACtaggcaaatcagttactttttaacgtcaaaacatgaaattactatggaatttgcatgaaaaagcacagtgtaacgtcatagaagaacgtgataaaatgtcatgcttatttattacgttttcttgattaaaattcataaataagtaaaatagaaaaaaataaagtttttcattagtttaaatctgtctttatttagtaatcagaatttcataatttatgtagaACCTAGTCTACGACCCAATTAAAACCCCCTCCGTATCACCGCCATGATTTCGGAGCTGAGCACTCGTTGTAATTGCGTCTACttatatgtttaataaaatatttgtatttcataattaaaattggcTGCTTATAAATATACCCGCCAGAGTAGTACGAGATAATGTTATCCTGGAAAATCTGCTATTTGTAACAATATGTTGTTTCTTCTAGGGAGTAATGTGACAGTAATGCTACCAACTATGCTGTTGAAGGTCGAAGATCCATATttgttaattgtttattgtgaAGCCGACAGGGTTATTCTTTTCGCTCAAGAAGATTACGTTCCTGAGACCAAAGAGGAGAAAGAAGCGGAAGCAGCAACGATTGGTATCAAAAAGAAAGGAGGGGCAATCACGAGAGACAGAGCATTAGCACAGAAACTGATTGCGAAAGATATTACAGATAAGGCTAAGAGGGCAAAAGAGAAAGAAGCGAGGAAATATCTACCTCCTAATGGGGAATATGGACTATCCCCCTCAGATAAAGAACTGCCTGCGTTAGATGTCAAGTTAGGTTAAGATAtctacaaagataaaaaaacagGTTATGTTAAACAACAACTTACTTTCAATTATATAACTTTGATCACTTTGTAGAACATCTCAAGTACATAATGTTGCATGATGAATTGACGGGACAAAGCCCAAAAAGTCATACGAGGTCCTCTTACAAATTAACACTTTAGTTTTAATACAccattttttgttgtttataggaatacatacttacttcgatatatattacaaattgttttattataattacttatactcATTGCAACTTAATTTACCTACCTGAAAAAAGGAATATCTaaagtataaaaacaaaacgcGTTGAATACATACTTCGATTTATTTtacgaattgttttttttttgcccattgtaatttaacttacttacatGTCTGCAAAGAGgaatacttatctaaagaaataacaaAATGCGTTGACCTGCTTCCCGAAAGCAAAATAAGGACACTGAACTACAAGTTTTTCCAGCTCAATGCAAAATACCAAGGGCCAATgctctttattttttctattttattccgggacaaaattaaaaatcacttcTCGGTTTCTTCAGGTCTCATTAATGTAAATATGCTTTAGaaggggaagcctttgcccagcagtgggacttcaattaggctacagaataaaaaaactaaaagtataaagGTCCATAATTCGGAATGGGACTTACACTCTCACACATTCGTTTCCTTCGCAGGTCTTGCACAATAGCAATTCAATTATGTCGCTAAATTCCaatgtatgtttatgtgtacATTACTAAGCCAACGACTCAAAAACACTGAAAATTCTTACGGCGGATAACATCACATTTGATTTCGAGATTCAGTATTCTGGGCGAAGTAAAGACAGAAAGACATTCCCTGTCAAATACGTTTGCATAATCATAATTTGCAAATATCCCAATAACCTAAAAGATATTAATTGAGTTACAAATGTGGGTACAGTTGCTTCGAATAATATCACTGATTCTATTGACAGTGTGTATCAGAGAGGCATGGAACGATGTACAAATAGAAAAGCGAGAATATACAAATCCCCAAAGTCCAATTGACGTACAGAATGTGAAAAGTGCAGG
This window encodes:
- the LOC126376391 gene encoding uncharacterized protein LOC126376391, translated to MFDNLELHLAVNDNQPARRMPKMPPLPNVPPPPPLISDSAGNFEENSFMIKGRRRLKVRNLTQCIDLKPHKPFEPAMIVDIPWVAFYDFNLPSDEVTIHVFKVTYVPARVVTEYIDLYKNHTSDAVNWDQPKLLLKEIGPTDTYSKEHLLIPIDRRGLFHVLTRFEKPEGMRRSNVTVMLPTMLLKVEDPYLLIVYCEADRVILFAQEDYVPETKEEKEAEAATIGIKKKGGAITRDRALAQKLIAKDITDKAKRAKEKEARKYLPPNGEYGLSPSDKELPALDVKLVKPTGFHQPKPKDNDDTVNQESQKTQTDPNPAGRENETDTEEEKLEREWIDSMTFKGIGPKGMDIFDEHTCEDFSRNARFNPFSVLYDEWFSFYYWAEHNSPLIHLFLPITSDDKKRIREILDPQVEKPVDWNATMVVFIDLGVNSTALLVERNNRGAYWYYPVALDYPGKIKPADMRFKQTSDNKYLAIMSCDNGDVFIFARKHEIPRQKLIPDAVATIGYRARKGKSYLYQGHEWMPIPERDELEYWAPESYKMKYELPEHEEEIDNMTPEDLLRN